The following is a genomic window from Aphis gossypii isolate Hap1 chromosome X, ASM2018417v2, whole genome shotgun sequence.
atacctaaccatAGATAGTCTagcatgttatatattttgtaccatTAGGTATTCAAGTggaaagtttttatattttagttattggaaaacgtaaaataaataaaaaactacatcataaattatatgtttatgctTATAACATGGTGTAATATGCAAATGGACAATAGAAATTGTATTAtcgctaataaatatttacctagaGCTTTTTGTGTcgtgctttttttttaaatttacaataatgcaGAAACACGATTAATGCTGATAACGAATCTCGACAAGGTGCttgatattatacctaatgtaaATAATCCACGCGATAGGTATATtcaaatatcttatattatatttccatagtattgtttatcttattttacaaaaaacagaGAAAACTGAttcattttaacaatatttcctTACGTTCAACACCCTGTATCAAAGATTATTTACTAATCTACTTTGTTTTCAATGTAAAAGCTTAGGTCGGGTTTTTAAGTGTccttatatgatatacattctaatttatataaaggtATAGAACAACCAACAATtagttcttataatttttctatatttcgAGTATACGGTTGATTCCTTCACGATATAACTACTTTAACAtctaatagttttaaacacacattaattattattatttttttttttttagaaaaatgaaaCACCGGCAACTAAAATGTCATCTAAAACTTGTGggtatataacaaaaacaattaataaaccactatatattttaagatttttgtatttatattgacatcgttaattgtttttatactttatttgttttacttttagttattCTGTTCCACTATGATGTGCTTCACTCAATTTCTCATTGGATGTTCATATTCATTCTCATCTACACTTTTATCAGAACTTCGTGAACCTTCGTCAACAATACATTTGACTATCGAAGAGGAGTCTTGGATAAGTATGAGGAACAAtggacaattattatattattaaaataactgttatacattctataattatttttaaataaaattatagaaagaCAGTTTTAGGTATTTGAGtagaagtaaattaaaaatgtattcaaatacttttcTTAGTTCCGGATACTATAGTATTGATTTATCATctacaatgatttttaaattatgtagtacCTATGTTAACATGTTACCTAATACGCATTCTGTGCAATTTTAAGTTGCGATttagtaaatagttattttgataTGATTACGACACAtatggtaggtacataatataaatatcatacaaatgatactcattaaattgatattaaatagtatacttaTCCACTATTAGGTGCAAAATAACTCTAAACCcacaaatgaattaaaattaaaggtaattattatcatcttatATCCTTGTTCTAAATActgaataattacatatttcattaaatttcttattatttattacctaatcaaaagtttaaatttttgcaCAGTGATATCAGATATATAACGAtgagtgtgttttttttatcatgacATTTTGTAGttgtaaaaattcatcaatCTAATAGATAATTGTATCTTGTTGATGCTTATTATGgggttaaactaaaaattttctGTACTTATCGAAATAATcaagtaaaactaaaaaccaaTTACTGAAAAACGGTAGTATCTAAGCAATTTCagtttttgatgaaattgatgtttttaatttgttttagttcaataataaacaacagtaaaatatattttgttttattcaacaaatatttataataacacatactagacataatatgaattaaacatattttgctCCCTTTGACagctatttaagtatatagacattttaatcaTCGACTTTTTGTTTTCTGATTATTCGCATatgttactaaatatttttattttattcataaatacttattgataaatttatttaaatgctttttaaacctaacctaacctaaccttcagTTAAacaccaatatatatatatatatatatgaaaaacaaaaaaaaataacatacacaaaatattttaaatccaatACATAAGTTAGGTACATAGGTTAACATTTACTCAAAATCTAATATGTTTGATCatcatcatataatttaaaatttgaatttaaaattctttgaaaataaaaaaaaataatcaaacctataagatatttaaaaattataactgatCCAACTTTGAACTATCAATGTTTCAACTACTCTGAAGTATCTTTTAAAGTACTGTCCATATCCacttatagcatattatagtaaatatatatgttatgagATTATCATTACTGAATGATCTTTGGAACGTGCTATACttcttaatatacttattatcttaatttgtgttaatgatattattctttttttaacgaaaaataattaaaatttttattcatcgaACGtggttattttgaattttataataatttttaagtattattatattatagttatctcgaaaaaaaatacaaaataaaaattaccttaAAGTAAAGcagtattgtatttataatatactaatgagCCATctcagtataatttatttaacacttgtcattgaatatttattcaatatatcctgactataaaatataaaatataaaatacagataAACTTTaacattaagttaattttaaataatatacaaatacatttttcttattttctcGAATTTACTTGTTTTGATAtcttagtatatactatatactatattttattcaaattttatattatttatgtacaaaataattctattaatttttttatgaaaatttacatttgaaaaaaatatttcttagttttatttcattggaatttttctttaaataacatttactgTGTACATCATACTATGATAcctataaacttttattaactataatttacgaTATATTTCAGCAAGTATTACAGTACTTATATGTCCAATTGGCTTACTTATGATTGGAATACTAACGGATAAATTTGGTAGAAGAAAAACTGTTCAAATTGTCTATATACCAATGGCTTTAAGTTGGCTGATAATTACATTTGCTAACtcttatacaacaatattaattgggAAAATTATACTTGGAATCCCGTTTGGTgagttttacatattataattaaaatattgtgaaattatacaattatttatctaaatctctaatattatagaacatacatattctatagtaatataatcagTGCCGTAACTACCCTCTGTGGCGCCCTTggtgaattttattttggcgcttatttttgttttatttcacacgtatctatcaataatttttatataaacataataaaattacattttttaatttttacgttttaatcaaaatactgccatattttttaaataatcgaatCTTAAAACcaagatacatatttttatttaactcaaaTGCACCCTTACATTACTGCGCCCTTAGCAAGCGCCCATGTCGCCAACCTCTAGTTACGGCACTGAGTATAGTACTTAGCTATATGGGTTCTAATGTGTTTTATTGCTGTTAGTTAATCtgaaaatatatgtaggtacacacaaaagacaatttttcctactatataaaaatcaatatagttataatttgtactatttatttttaagatacattttattggaTAGTATAAAAgcaaatatctaatttacaaGTTGTCTGATTAGTCTTCgtgatttttaaacaatgtattCTGTTAGGTGcgattttagtaaattaaatttattaattatattaaattaaattattcgcCGATTTGAGAGTGAAAAACTCTTTGGATTTATTaagcttaaattatatatgaattgAAATGTATTAGAAATTTGATAGGAAAGAAATAATTAGAGTAAGTCTATGTTCTACTCGTACTAAATATgctaaattaaacttaaagtgAACTGGACTATAAGTATTGATGCACGTATTATaagacattaaaattaaagcttatgaaagttaaaatacaattttttagataaattatagtatgcaCTTTTCACCAGttatctatactatatactcTATAGGTTCCATATAatctaacaatattttagtattgatCTAACAAGTTCACCATATATTGACTTGAGAGAACTAAATAGGTTGATTTCAAAAACAGCTCTTTTAATGAAACCTTGTAACTTTAATGCCTTACAAGTAGAGTATGTATCTAAATTTGTTTTGGGACTGTAAGATGTGACAAATGTGAAACCCAGTGCATGCAGtattatggtatttaaaaagactgaaaatgttaacaaaagTTTGATGATGAAGTATAAGGTATATAAATCTCTCGTTTATCTTGTACTAGAATGTTTTTtgcatacatagtataatgtacCAGAGGGCGAACAAATGGTAGATCGTGAATaatttcaaagtcgatcatgtcagaatttatttttagggctACTCGCcctatatgtttcttaataattatagactatagttattcgataaaaaaaaaattctaatggAAGTCAATCCTCAaaggtgaagtatatttttagtagatcatgaccaaaaaaattttggccACAcctggtatatattattatgttaaagtataatataatacgttttgcTATGTGTAAGTTACaagagtattaaaaattaaaattaaaactatgacattttttttatttgatcctattataataaatttaattttaatattaattactctCCGACTCCGAAGCCTGTCAGTAAGCCCGTGGTTCTAGATAATAGAGACAGTAAATATCTGGGTAGTAACGTAGTATGGTATCCTATCGATTCTATGAACTCTTCCGTTTGAAAAATTACCAGAGTAAACGAGACACTAGGGATCGCTATTTCCGACAAGCTATttgcttataataaatacgaggTACAATTCACTCGGTTCATCTCGGCTCTTGGCGAAATTGACCGTACGCGCGGGATATATTGTCAACTcataaatgcaaatatttaatattataatttgttgcgtttagtgaaaataaatgaataataatcatcaaTCCCACACCTAACTCGGACGATTTCGGTCAACAGGCGTGAGTACGTGCATGTTTCTGTACATTTCCGAAATAACTCCGGCCAACCTGCGACCGCTGTACATAACGTTGGTCACCATGACCGTGGGCCTGGGCATGATGGTGGAATGCATATTGGCCATGTTCTTCCACTGGCAGATCATTTCCGGTATCATGTTGGTGATGAGCGTGGCCAATTTCTGCACGCTGTTCATGGTGCCGGAACCGCCGATGTGGCTCAGGTCCAAAGGCCGAACGGCCGAGGCGGACGAGGTGGACAAGTGGTTGGACTTGGGCCACGTGATGGGCACCCCGGCAACGGCGGCACCGGCCACCACGGTGGACACGGCCGACGTGCCCGACACCGCGACGGTGGACGGTGACAAGAAGACGGCCGTCGCTCCGACGCCGTACTGGTCGCTGTTCTTGCGGCGCAACGTGTGGATGCCGACGGCCATCACGCTGACGTTCTTCGTCTGCCAGCAGGGTAGCGGCGTGTACGTGCTGCTGTTCTACTCGATGGACGTGCTCCGGGACTGCAGAGTGCCGTGGGACAGCAACACCGTTTCGCTGTTCCTGTCCGTGGCCCGGCTAATGGGCGGTGTGGGTTTCGCGGCCATGCACCGGGTCGCGCGCCGGAAGCTCGTCATGATTTCCGGCGGATGTATGGCCGTGTCGCTGCTCGTCGTGGTCGCCTACATGAGCGCGTTCACCGGCGTCCAGGACCCGCCGTTCGCGATGACGCTCATCATCGCCTTTGTAATGTTCATGTTTTTCGCCCTGTTCGCCATCCT
Proteins encoded in this region:
- the LOC114129748 gene encoding facilitated trehalose transporter Tret1-like isoform X1 — protein: MKHRQLKCHLKLLFCSTMMCFTQFLIGCSYSFSSTLLSELREPSSTIHLTIEEESWITSITVLICPIGLLMIGILTDKFGRRKTVQIVYIPMALSWLIITFANSYTTILIGKIILGIPFGVSTCMFLYISEITPANLRPLYITLVTMTVGLGMMVECILAMFFHWQIISGIMLVMSVANFCTLFMVPEPPMWLRSKGRTAEADEVDKWLDLGHVMGTPATAAPATTVDTADVPDTATVDGDKKTAVAPTPYWSLFLRRNVWMPTAITLTFFVCQQGSGVYVLLFYSMDVLRDCRVPWDSNTVSLFLSVARLMGGVGFAAMHRVARRKLVMISGGCMAVSLLVVVAYMSAFTGVQDPPFAMTLIIAFVMFMFFALFAILPMPWILCGEVFPMEVKGVMNGVVQTCGYVMWFMICKIYPSMISSLGVEIVWSIFAFFCILNVLFAIFIMPETKGKTLAEVLLYFEPQKQVKKINFP
- the LOC114129748 gene encoding facilitated trehalose transporter Tret1-like isoform X2, with amino-acid sequence MMCFTQFLIGCSYSFSSTLLSELREPSSTIHLTIEEESWITSITVLICPIGLLMIGILTDKFGRRKTVQIVYIPMALSWLIITFANSYTTILIGKIILGIPFGVSTCMFLYISEITPANLRPLYITLVTMTVGLGMMVECILAMFFHWQIISGIMLVMSVANFCTLFMVPEPPMWLRSKGRTAEADEVDKWLDLGHVMGTPATAAPATTVDTADVPDTATVDGDKKTAVAPTPYWSLFLRRNVWMPTAITLTFFVCQQGSGVYVLLFYSMDVLRDCRVPWDSNTVSLFLSVARLMGGVGFAAMHRVARRKLVMISGGCMAVSLLVVVAYMSAFTGVQDPPFAMTLIIAFVMFMFFALFAILPMPWILCGEVFPMEVKGVMNGVVQTCGYVMWFMICKIYPSMISSLGVEIVWSIFAFFCILNVLFAIFIMPETKGKTLAEVLLYFEPQKQVKKINFP